The Amycolatopsis sp. DG1A-15b genome window below encodes:
- a CDS encoding MFS transporter, with protein sequence MTTPTGHAVIPLHRNRNFRLLWTGSAGAFLGLFALETAMPLLILGTWSSPALTSVFAAVQTTTTVLCGAPAGWLLDRYDRRKLLVLAETARAAALGTLALALWLGQLTIVHVITIAVVLGSMQTIGTARMLLVRASVPDEQLTAAVTGEEVRNNAAELAGPPLGGVLFALSPVLPVLTATALFTVSAGLTWLVRLPARAQLPAASGQVLKGLTAALRERTMRAAILVLMLINSVAWIAQLVTIVLLQQHGVAPWLVGLVVAGFAVGALAGTVLVAPLQRRLGPGALLLVVGLAQVPTLAGLALPLGPWWAALMCLCFGLGLPQVRVLLDVLVIRQIPDERRGQALSGVFTLLSLSLPIGMIGAGMLMNYSTPRTTLLTLASILLLGVACATFSRSVRTARWPGKQ encoded by the coding sequence GTGACGACTCCGACGGGGCACGCGGTGATCCCGCTGCACCGGAACCGCAACTTCCGGTTGCTGTGGACCGGGTCCGCCGGCGCCTTCCTCGGTCTGTTCGCGCTCGAGACGGCAATGCCTTTGCTGATCTTGGGTACCTGGTCCTCCCCCGCGTTGACCAGCGTCTTCGCTGCTGTTCAGACCACGACCACCGTCCTGTGCGGGGCTCCGGCGGGCTGGCTGCTCGACCGCTACGACCGCCGGAAACTGCTCGTGCTCGCCGAGACGGCCCGCGCGGCCGCGCTGGGCACGCTCGCCCTCGCCCTGTGGCTCGGCCAGCTCACGATCGTCCACGTGATCACGATTGCGGTGGTCCTGGGCAGCATGCAGACCATCGGCACCGCGCGGATGCTCCTGGTCCGGGCGAGTGTCCCCGACGAACAACTGACCGCCGCCGTCACCGGCGAGGAGGTCCGGAACAACGCCGCCGAGCTCGCAGGCCCGCCATTGGGCGGCGTGCTTTTCGCCCTGTCCCCCGTCCTCCCGGTGCTGACTGCCACGGCCCTGTTCACGGTGTCCGCCGGGCTGACGTGGCTGGTCCGGCTACCGGCCAGGGCGCAGCTACCGGCCGCTTCCGGCCAGGTGTTGAAGGGCCTGACCGCAGCGCTGCGGGAGAGAACCATGCGGGCCGCGATCCTGGTTCTCATGCTGATCAATTCCGTGGCGTGGATTGCCCAGCTCGTCACGATCGTGCTGCTGCAACAGCACGGCGTCGCGCCCTGGCTGGTCGGCCTCGTGGTCGCCGGGTTCGCCGTCGGCGCGCTGGCGGGCACGGTGCTCGTGGCGCCGCTCCAGCGGCGTCTGGGTCCGGGTGCCCTCCTCCTCGTGGTCGGGCTCGCCCAGGTGCCAACCCTGGCCGGGCTGGCCTTGCCACTGGGGCCCTGGTGGGCGGCGCTGATGTGCCTATGTTTCGGACTGGGCCTGCCACAGGTACGGGTGCTCCTCGACGTCCTCGTCATCCGCCAGATTCCCGACGAACGGAGGGGACAGGCGCTGAGCGGGGTGTTCACCCTCCTGAGCCTCAGCTTGCCGATCGGCATGATCGGTGCCGGGATGCTGATGAACTATTCGACCCCGCGGACGACCCTGCTGACCCTTGCCTCGATTCTCCTGCTCGGTGTGGCCTGCGCCACCTTCAGCCGCTCGGTACGGACTGCCCGGTGGCCGGGGAAGCAATGA
- a CDS encoding winged helix-turn-helix domain-containing protein has product MTDEPVPPVVPVRYVEDVESLRALADPLRLAVINLLMTRADIPVGGLAAKEIARELQVSQTRLYRHLKQLVGTGLVQVASSRLVNGIVEQGYRAGQRSVRIEEAFLGGAAASDEVLRTFGAVLDRHRTDLFRAIRAGHARIGGYDGELPPSTVAALDVRLSVERAESFAKRLSALVAEFAEAESDPDGVPTAMVVAYYTTPDPH; this is encoded by the coding sequence ATGACCGATGAGCCTGTCCCGCCCGTCGTCCCGGTCCGGTACGTGGAGGACGTCGAGTCCTTGCGTGCCCTGGCCGATCCGCTGCGGCTGGCCGTCATCAACCTCTTGATGACGCGTGCCGACATCCCCGTGGGCGGCCTCGCGGCCAAGGAGATCGCGCGCGAGCTCCAGGTCTCGCAGACGCGCCTGTACCGGCATCTGAAGCAGTTGGTCGGCACTGGTCTGGTCCAGGTGGCAAGCAGCAGGCTGGTCAACGGGATCGTCGAGCAGGGCTACCGGGCCGGTCAGCGGTCGGTGCGGATCGAAGAAGCCTTCCTGGGTGGGGCCGCGGCCTCCGACGAAGTGCTGCGCACCTTCGGTGCGGTGCTCGACCGGCACCGCACCGACCTCTTCCGGGCTATCCGCGCCGGACACGCCCGGATCGGTGGCTACGACGGCGAACTCCCACCGTCCACCGTCGCGGCTCTGGACGTCCGGCTCTCCGTCGAGCGAGCGGAGTCGTTCGCGAAGCGGCTCTCGGCGCTCGTTGCCGAATTCGCCGAGGCCGAAAGCGATCCGGACGGCGTGCCGACCGCGATGGTGGTCGCCTACTACACCACACCCGATCCGCACTGA
- a CDS encoding non-ribosomal peptide synthetase — protein MSTIHESLRARTSRTPAAIAVACGDHELSYAELDAAADRLAARLLRFERTGPVGVLHRRSAYHVVALLAVLKVGAAYVPIDPRLSPAARAEFLRDAGVRVLVSDGAPSEADVALGLPIVEAGAEEADSGPADVGRVPPDALAYLMRTSGSSGRPKVIGVTHRNVLDLAAEPRFGANGDLRVLLHSAEAFDASVFELWVTLLNGGQVLLWPEPELDIATLSQLVTGRQLTRIWLTAGVFAAVAAEHPQALRGLQEVWTGGDVVPVEAVSRVLVACPGISVVNGYGPTETTVFATSHAVGDPVGLTSDVPIGRPLLGVRAYVLDDSLRPVPQGQIGELYIGGAGIARGYAGQPAMTAERFVADPFTGEGSRMYRSGDLVRAGADAALHFAGRADDQVKIRGFRVEPGEVEAALLRFPDVARAAVTVRENGTGQRALAAYVVPAEGCAPEPAELRARLGAQLPDYLVPETVLPMSSFPVTANGKLDRRALPDPPVPGRAGGSGKTPGTRREELFAGLVVSVLGIAEAPVDQGFFELGGDSISALRLVARAAGAGWGITLRDVFAWNTIAELAQAARPVQPLETTAVPGLEPARLDDDELAMVQSELGSDA, from the coding sequence ATGAGCACGATTCATGAATCACTGCGAGCGCGAACCAGTCGCACGCCGGCCGCGATCGCCGTGGCGTGCGGTGACCACGAGCTGAGCTATGCCGAACTGGACGCCGCCGCGGATCGGCTCGCGGCCCGGCTGCTCCGCTTCGAGCGAACGGGACCGGTCGGAGTCCTGCATCGGCGTTCGGCGTATCACGTGGTCGCCCTGTTGGCCGTGCTCAAGGTGGGCGCGGCCTACGTTCCGATCGATCCCCGGCTTTCCCCGGCCGCGCGCGCCGAGTTCCTCCGCGATGCGGGCGTGCGGGTTCTGGTCAGTGACGGAGCGCCTTCGGAAGCGGACGTTGCGCTCGGGTTGCCGATCGTCGAGGCGGGAGCCGAGGAAGCCGACAGCGGGCCGGCGGATGTGGGACGCGTGCCGCCGGACGCACTGGCCTACCTCATGCGGACCTCGGGATCGAGCGGCCGTCCGAAGGTGATCGGCGTCACCCACCGCAATGTGCTCGACCTCGCGGCGGAGCCGCGCTTCGGTGCCAACGGGGACCTTCGTGTGCTGCTCCACTCTGCAGAAGCGTTCGACGCCAGCGTCTTCGAGCTGTGGGTGACGTTGCTCAACGGCGGACAGGTCCTGCTGTGGCCCGAGCCGGAGCTGGACATCGCCACGTTGTCGCAACTCGTCACCGGGCGGCAGCTCACCCGGATTTGGCTCACCGCGGGCGTCTTCGCGGCGGTCGCCGCCGAGCACCCGCAGGCGCTGCGAGGGCTACAAGAGGTTTGGACCGGAGGCGACGTCGTTCCCGTGGAGGCAGTAAGCCGTGTCCTGGTGGCGTGTCCGGGGATCTCGGTGGTCAACGGTTACGGCCCCACTGAGACCACGGTGTTCGCGACCAGCCACGCCGTCGGCGATCCGGTTGGCCTCACTTCGGATGTGCCGATCGGACGGCCACTGCTCGGTGTTCGAGCCTACGTGCTGGACGACAGCCTACGGCCGGTGCCGCAGGGGCAGATCGGTGAACTCTACATCGGCGGAGCGGGAATCGCGCGCGGGTACGCAGGGCAGCCGGCGATGACCGCGGAACGGTTCGTCGCCGACCCGTTCACCGGCGAAGGCAGCCGGATGTACCGCTCCGGCGACCTCGTCCGCGCCGGCGCGGATGCTGCGCTGCACTTCGCCGGGCGTGCGGACGACCAGGTCAAGATCCGCGGTTTTCGGGTCGAGCCGGGCGAGGTCGAAGCGGCTTTGCTGCGATTTCCCGACGTGGCTCGCGCAGCCGTCACCGTTCGCGAAAACGGCACCGGGCAACGGGCACTCGCGGCGTATGTGGTTCCAGCCGAGGGATGTGCTCCGGAGCCGGCCGAACTGCGTGCGCGACTCGGCGCACAGCTGCCTGACTACCTGGTCCCGGAAACAGTGCTGCCGATGTCGTCGTTCCCGGTCACGGCCAACGGCAAGCTCGACCGCCGCGCGTTGCCGGATCCGCCGGTGCCAGGACGCGCCGGCGGAAGCGGGAAGACACCCGGCACCCGGCGCGAGGAGCTGTTCGCCGGCCTGGTCGTCAGCGTGCTCGGCATTGCCGAAGCACCGGTCGATCAAGGGTTTTTCGAGCTGGGGGGTGATTCCATCTCGGCACTGCGGCTGGTCGCCCGCGCGGCCGGCGCCGGCTGGGGCATCACCCTGCGTGACGTGTTCGCCTGGAACACCATCGCGGAACTCGCCCAGGCGGCGCGGCCGGTCCAGCCCCTCGAGACAACGGCGGTTCCCGGACTCGAGCCCGCGCGCCTCGATGACGACGAACTGGCGATGGTGCAGTCGGAACTGGGGAGTGACGCGTGA
- a CDS encoding methylmalonyl-CoA mutase, translating to MRPDAQQFGRRANTSTISHGSSSSCPTALLTTTISDAHTWNLVFLQRWLEESGLAVRNLGPCPPVGLVIAEATNVVPDLIVVSTVNGHGVNDGLQLIRALRAVPSLRAIRVVIGGKLGIGLGGRRYRERLLSEGFSAVLDGEDGMSRLQTLLATLVVRGGK from the coding sequence ATGAGGCCCGACGCGCAGCAGTTCGGCCGAAGGGCCAACACGTCCACAATAAGCCACGGGTCCAGCTCGTCATGCCCCACCGCGCTTCTGACCACAACCATCTCGGACGCGCACACCTGGAACCTCGTGTTCCTACAGAGATGGCTTGAAGAATCCGGGCTGGCAGTGCGCAACCTCGGCCCCTGTCCGCCTGTCGGGCTGGTCATCGCTGAAGCGACGAACGTGGTGCCCGACCTCATCGTGGTCAGCACGGTGAATGGCCACGGCGTCAATGACGGTCTACAGCTGATCCGCGCGCTTCGCGCGGTGCCGTCCCTGCGCGCGATCCGAGTGGTCATCGGCGGCAAATTGGGGATTGGTCTCGGCGGCCGCCGGTATCGGGAACGGCTTCTCTCAGAAGGCTTCAGTGCAGTGCTCGACGGGGAGGACGGCATGAGCCGCCTGCAGACTCTGC
- a CDS encoding histidinol-phosphate transaminase produces MDRCIISGDDMLLLDWNESPLGPPPEAVARAVDAVQRLHRYPRGLLAEVGALAAEHFGVGQDELLLTAGVDEAVDIALSLVDRAWALRPGFDAYPDRAGVGRKQFLPIRLGPDWQPAGIPAELGNGDMVFIAQPNNPTGTMVSGEWLSRVSEKAEYLFLDETYQEFSGTPSVLSGARPGRGLLVYRSFAKAFGLAGIRVGCLIAEAGLITELAPARRFMPIDAVSLAAAAGVLAAPAFIQRLADHVRAARPVLATILRDSGVFAEVRDTHANFVMAKLRPDRAGPVLDALLCDRIQVKHCDSFGLPGWLRVSVGTEDDHRQLALCLSGVPVR; encoded by the coding sequence ATGGACCGATGCATCATCTCCGGCGACGACATGCTGCTGCTGGATTGGAACGAGAGCCCCCTCGGCCCACCACCCGAGGCGGTCGCTCGCGCCGTCGACGCCGTCCAGCGGTTGCACCGTTACCCCCGCGGTCTTCTCGCCGAAGTCGGCGCGCTGGCGGCCGAACACTTCGGCGTCGGTCAGGACGAGCTCCTCCTGACCGCGGGGGTGGACGAGGCCGTGGACATCGCATTGTCCCTGGTGGACCGAGCCTGGGCGCTGCGACCCGGTTTCGACGCCTATCCCGATCGCGCCGGGGTAGGGCGCAAGCAATTCCTGCCCATTCGCCTCGGACCGGATTGGCAACCGGCTGGGATACCGGCGGAGCTGGGTAACGGCGACATGGTGTTCATCGCGCAACCGAACAACCCGACCGGCACGATGGTCTCCGGCGAGTGGCTGTCCCGAGTGAGCGAGAAGGCCGAGTACCTCTTTCTCGACGAAACCTACCAAGAGTTCTCCGGCACGCCGAGCGTGCTCAGCGGCGCTCGCCCGGGCCGCGGCCTCCTGGTGTACCGCAGCTTCGCGAAGGCATTCGGGCTGGCAGGCATCCGCGTGGGCTGCCTCATCGCGGAGGCCGGGCTGATCACCGAGCTGGCGCCCGCCAGGCGGTTCATGCCGATCGACGCGGTCAGTCTCGCCGCCGCTGCGGGCGTGCTGGCAGCACCCGCCTTCATCCAACGGCTCGCCGACCACGTGCGGGCCGCCCGCCCGGTGCTGGCCACCATCCTGCGCGACAGCGGTGTCTTCGCCGAGGTGCGCGACACGCACGCCAACTTCGTCATGGCCAAACTCCGGCCGGACCGCGCCGGCCCGGTGCTGGACGCGCTGCTGTGCGACCGGATACAGGTCAAGCACTGCGACTCGTTCGGCTTGCCGGGCTGGCTCCGCGTGAGCGTCGGCACGGAGGACGACCATCGCCAGCTCGCTCTCTGCCTGTCCGGTGTTCCCGTCCGCTGA